The following coding sequences lie in one Deltaproteobacteria bacterium genomic window:
- a CDS encoding Pup--protein ligase has protein sequence MQKRIYGLETEYGIIFTPEGRKTLPVEKAIRFLFEKLITTEHFLNVFLENGARFYQDTGCHPEYATPECASPRDLVIFDRAGERILEDLQLYAEEKIREERVPGKLSIFKNNTDFVGNSYGCHENYLVDRDVDFYYLAEQLIPFLVTRQIFSGAGKVFQTQDGVHYCISQRAQHIYQKISGTTTNDRSIINTRDEPHADREKYRRLHVIVGDSNMSEYTNFVKIATAAVVLQMIEDGFINKDFTLRHPVKAIKDISYDTTCKRKLRLENGREYSPIEIQRDYCEMAQRYMEQFPVSDQLREGVREWQYILDCLDSDPEKLDRKIDWIIKRKVLRSYIEKHQISWHDPRVFMIDLQFHDLRRDRGFFYMLERGGHVDRLYTDSEIEKAKTEPPQDTRARMRGDFIKLARQNNIQYDLDWSNIRLGNLLNVRVICNNPFETDTEKVTELVRTIQKTNLRRTSLSKLVIQS, from the coding sequence GTGCAGAAGCGGATCTACGGCCTCGAGACGGAATACGGGATCATCTTCACGCCGGAGGGTCGCAAGACCCTGCCGGTGGAGAAGGCGATCCGCTTCCTGTTCGAGAAGCTGATCACGACCGAGCACTTCCTGAACGTGTTCCTCGAGAACGGGGCGCGCTTCTACCAGGACACCGGCTGCCACCCCGAGTACGCGACGCCCGAGTGCGCGAGCCCGCGGGACCTGGTCATATTCGATCGCGCCGGCGAGCGCATCCTGGAGGACCTGCAGCTCTACGCGGAGGAGAAGATCCGCGAGGAGCGCGTCCCCGGGAAGCTCTCGATCTTCAAGAACAACACCGACTTCGTCGGGAACTCCTACGGCTGCCACGAGAACTACCTGGTCGACCGCGACGTCGACTTCTACTACCTCGCCGAGCAGCTGATTCCGTTCCTGGTCACGCGCCAGATCTTCAGCGGCGCGGGCAAGGTGTTCCAGACGCAGGACGGCGTGCACTACTGCATCAGCCAGCGCGCGCAGCACATCTACCAGAAGATCTCGGGCACGACGACGAACGACCGCTCGATCATCAACACGCGCGACGAGCCCCACGCCGATCGCGAGAAGTACCGCAGGCTGCACGTGATCGTGGGCGACTCGAACATGAGCGAGTACACGAACTTCGTGAAGATCGCGACGGCCGCGGTCGTGCTGCAGATGATCGAGGACGGGTTCATCAACAAGGACTTCACGCTCCGACACCCCGTGAAGGCGATCAAGGACATCTCCTACGACACGACCTGCAAGCGCAAGCTGCGGCTCGAGAACGGGCGCGAGTACTCGCCGATCGAGATCCAGCGCGACTACTGCGAGATGGCGCAGCGCTACATGGAGCAGTTCCCCGTGAGCGACCAGCTTCGCGAGGGCGTCCGCGAGTGGCAGTACATCCTCGACTGCCTCGACAGCGACCCCGAGAAGCTCGATCGCAAGATCGACTGGATCATCAAGCGCAAGGTGCTGCGCAGCTACATCGAGAAGCACCAGATCTCCTGGCACGACCCGCGCGTCTTCATGATCGACCTGCAGTTCCACGACCTGCGCCGCGACCGCGGCTTCTTCTACATGCTCGAGCGCGGCGGGCACGTCGATCGGCTCTACACCGACTCGGAGATCGAGAAGGCGAAGACCGAGCCGCCTCAGGACACGCGCGCGAGGATGCGCGGCGATTTCATCAAGCTGGCCCGCCAGAACAACATCCAGTACGACCTCGACTGGTCGAACATCCGGCTGGGAAACCTCCTGAACGTCCGCGTGATCTGCAACAACCCGTTCGAGACCGACACCGAGAAGGTCACCGAGCTCGTGCGCACGATCCAGAAGACGAACCTGCGCCGCACCTCGCTCTCCAAACTCGTGATCCAGAGCTGA
- a CDS encoding rod shape-determining protein, whose protein sequence is MYKWLAGLLSNDLAIDLGTANVLVYVKGRGIICSEPSVVAVADGPNGTRKVLAVGTEAKEMVGRTPGSIRAIRPIKDGVIADFEVTEAMLRYFIQKAHNRRRLVRPRIVICVPPCITSVEKRAVRESAISAGAREVYLMEEPMAAAIGAGLNVTEPTGNMVIDIGGGTTDVAVISMAGIVTSSSVRVGGDKLDEAIIHYVKRKHNLLVGERTAEIIKITIGTAMANGPTKTMEIKGRDLVAGIPKMIVLSSDEVREALSEPIHQIIDTVLQTLERTPPELAADIVDRGIVLVGGGALLRDFDQLLRQETKLPIVRGDDPFTAVAAGAGKALDNIGLLREVAMAY, encoded by the coding sequence ATGTACAAGTGGCTTGCTGGGCTGCTCTCGAACGATCTCGCCATCGATCTCGGGACCGCCAACGTGCTCGTCTACGTCAAGGGACGCGGCATCATCTGCAGTGAACCGTCGGTCGTGGCCGTCGCGGACGGTCCGAACGGCACGCGCAAGGTGCTCGCCGTCGGCACCGAGGCCAAGGAGATGGTCGGCCGCACGCCCGGCTCGATCCGCGCGATCCGGCCGATCAAGGACGGCGTCATCGCCGACTTCGAAGTCACCGAGGCGATGCTCCGCTATTTCATCCAGAAGGCGCACAACCGCCGCCGGCTGGTCCGCCCGAGAATCGTGATCTGCGTTCCGCCCTGCATCACCTCGGTCGAGAAGCGCGCCGTGCGCGAATCGGCGATCTCCGCCGGTGCCCGCGAGGTGTACCTGATGGAAGAGCCGATGGCGGCCGCGATCGGCGCGGGTCTGAACGTCACGGAGCCGACCGGAAACATGGTGATCGACATCGGCGGCGGCACGACCGACGTGGCCGTGATCTCGATGGCCGGAATCGTGACCTCGAGCTCCGTCCGCGTCGGTGGCGACAAGCTCGACGAAGCGATCATCCACTACGTGAAGCGCAAGCACAATCTGCTGGTCGGCGAGCGCACCGCCGAGATCATCAAGATCACGATCGGCACGGCGATGGCCAACGGCCCGACGAAGACCATGGAGATCAAGGGCCGCGACCTCGTCGCAGGCATCCCGAAGATGATCGTCCTCTCGAGCGACGAGGTGCGCGAAGCGCTCTCGGAGCCGATCCACCAGATCATCGACACCGTTCTGCAGACGCTCGAACGCACTCCGCCCGAGCTCGCGGCCGACATCGTCGACCGCGGCATCGTCCTGGTCGGCGGCGGCGCGCTGCTGCGCGACTTCGATCAGCTTCTGCGGCAGGAGACCAAGCTTCCGATCGTGCGCGGCGACGATCCGTTCACGGCCGTCGCGGCGGGTGCCGGCAAGGCGCTCGACAACATCGGCTTGCTGCGCGAAGTCGCGATGGCGTACTAG
- a CDS encoding SCP2 sterol-binding domain-containing protein: MANAASYFEKRVPEAWNQRLADQVARGAGGADLLAKMRAADFALEVEIGDGGRFHLSTERGEMRAAPGAHAAPLLTLALSEADCARLETSVGPSPMALLGGVGGNPDFVLTPARLAALREIRGTMRIEVKGATDWGVVLHFGAPPVPSVTTTVSIGEAEFGQLLGGQLDLQGAFMTGKLELGGDVEVPMKMAMAIMTPD; encoded by the coding sequence ATGGCCAACGCCGCTAGCTACTTCGAGAAGCGCGTGCCCGAGGCATGGAACCAGCGGCTCGCGGACCAGGTCGCGCGCGGTGCGGGCGGCGCGGATCTGCTCGCGAAGATGCGCGCGGCGGACTTCGCCCTCGAGGTCGAGATCGGCGACGGCGGACGCTTCCACCTCTCGACCGAGCGGGGCGAGATGCGCGCCGCGCCCGGCGCGCACGCCGCACCACTGCTGACGCTCGCACTGTCGGAAGCGGACTGCGCGCGGCTCGAGACGAGCGTCGGTCCATCGCCGATGGCGCTCCTCGGCGGGGTCGGCGGCAATCCCGACTTCGTGCTCACGCCGGCGCGCCTGGCCGCGCTGCGCGAGATCAGGGGAACGATGCGGATCGAGGTGAAGGGTGCGACGGATTGGGGCGTCGTCCTGCACTTCGGCGCGCCCCCCGTACCCTCGGTCACGACGACGGTCTCGATCGGCGAGGCCGAGTTCGGCCAGCTTCTCGGCGGCCAGCTCGATCTTCAGGGCGCGTTCATGACGGGCAAGCTCGAGCTCGGCGGCGACGTCGAGGTTCCGATGAAGATGGCGATGGCCATCATGACGCCCGATTAG
- the mltG gene encoding endolytic transglycosylase MltG, which produces MIRRAWVAALAAVGAIVAASAIFLALAASGLREPADPDAGDRLFWVAPGESLSPIARRLAESGLIRERSMSGPRALVAYARLNRWDREIKSGEYELSAAMSPIEILERIVQGKVKMHEVTLPEGLRLDEVALRLGDAGITDGEAFLALAHDESFARGLGLLTSSFEGYAYPETYHFRRHTPPEEVLERMLAEFRSRLTPEDLDAVAKSGLTLDQIVTLASIVEKESARADERPLIAGVYRNRLRIGMRLQSDPTVIYGIVRTRGSFDGDIRSRDLREDNAWNTYTRAGLPPSPIASPSIEAIRAVLSPADMPYLYFVARNDGSHEFSTNLADHNSAVRRHQSKRGRNLVRNEDGQRR; this is translated from the coding sequence ATGATCCGCAGGGCATGGGTCGCGGCGCTTGCAGCCGTTGGTGCGATCGTCGCCGCGAGCGCGATCTTCCTGGCCCTTGCCGCATCCGGACTGCGCGAGCCCGCGGACCCCGATGCGGGCGACCGACTGTTCTGGGTCGCGCCGGGCGAGTCGCTCTCGCCGATCGCCCGGCGCCTCGCCGAATCCGGGCTGATTCGCGAGCGCAGCATGTCCGGACCGCGCGCGCTGGTCGCCTACGCGCGGCTGAACCGATGGGACCGCGAGATCAAGAGCGGCGAGTACGAGCTGTCGGCCGCGATGTCGCCGATCGAGATCCTGGAGAGGATCGTGCAGGGCAAGGTCAAGATGCACGAGGTCACGCTTCCGGAGGGGCTGCGTCTGGACGAGGTCGCTCTGCGTCTGGGCGATGCCGGCATCACGGATGGCGAGGCGTTTCTAGCCCTGGCCCACGACGAGAGCTTCGCGCGCGGGCTCGGCCTGCTGACGAGCTCGTTCGAAGGCTACGCGTATCCCGAGACGTATCACTTCCGCCGCCACACGCCTCCCGAAGAGGTGCTCGAGCGGATGCTGGCCGAGTTCCGCAGCCGGCTCACGCCCGAGGATCTGGATGCGGTCGCGAAGTCCGGACTCACCCTGGATCAGATCGTGACGCTGGCCTCGATCGTCGAGAAGGAATCCGCGCGGGCGGACGAAAGGCCGCTGATCGCGGGCGTGTACCGCAATCGGCTCAGGATCGGGATGCGGCTGCAGTCGGATCCGACGGTGATCTACGGAATCGTCCGGACCCGTGGGTCCTTCGACGGCGACATCCGCAGCCGGGATCTGCGCGAGGACAACGCCTGGAACACCTACACGCGAGCCGGCCTGCCGCCGAGCCCGATCGCGAGCCCGTCGATCGAGGCGATCCGGGCGGTGCTCTCTCCGGCCGACATGCCCTACCTGTATTTCGTGGCTCGAAACGACGGCTCGCACGAATTCTCGACCAATCTTGCGGACCACAATTCGGCGGTGAGACGCCATCAGAGCAAACGCGGGAGGAATCTGGTGAGGAACGAAGATGGCCAACGCCGCTAG
- the ruvX gene encoding Holliday junction resolvase RuvX: protein MRILALDYGEARIGVAISDSLGILAQPLETIATKPGDAAAMSRIAEIVATRDVGQIVIGLPLHMSGRAGPEAERTRAFGEKVKQRTGVSVEYLDERWSSREAERMLDDSGVSRKKQRGRVDPIAASLLLRTWLERRPK, encoded by the coding sequence GTGCGAATCCTTGCCCTCGACTACGGAGAGGCACGAATCGGCGTCGCGATCAGCGACTCGTTGGGGATCCTCGCTCAACCGCTCGAGACGATCGCGACGAAGCCGGGGGATGCCGCCGCCATGTCACGGATCGCGGAGATCGTGGCCACGCGTGACGTCGGTCAGATCGTGATCGGCCTGCCGCTGCACATGAGCGGGCGCGCGGGGCCGGAAGCCGAGCGCACCCGTGCCTTTGGCGAGAAGGTGAAGCAGCGCACCGGAGTCTCCGTGGAGTATCTGGACGAGCGCTGGTCCTCGCGCGAGGCGGAGCGGATGCTCGACGACTCCGGCGTGTCGCGGAAGAAGCAGCGCGGTCGCGTCGATCCGATCGCCGCGTCGCTGCTCCTGCGTACCTGGCTGGAGCGCCGGCCCAAATGA
- a CDS encoding phosphatidylglycerophosphatase A has translation MRIFILAIATAGGSGYAPIASGTFGSAVGLLLWWAIAGMGAAAHAIGLVLVVLIGIWAADRAQAIFRRHDDGRITIDEVAGMLLSLLFLPARAEVAGAAFLLFRLFDIWKPAPARAAERLPGGLGVMADDLVAGLYANLVGQLLWRVIFAEAAA, from the coding sequence ATGAGAATATTCATTCTCGCGATCGCCACCGCAGGCGGGTCGGGCTATGCGCCGATCGCCTCCGGGACGTTCGGGTCGGCGGTCGGGCTGCTGCTCTGGTGGGCAATCGCGGGGATGGGGGCGGCCGCGCACGCGATCGGTCTCGTGCTGGTCGTCCTGATCGGGATCTGGGCGGCGGACCGCGCTCAGGCGATCTTCCGGCGCCACGACGACGGCCGAATCACGATCGACGAGGTCGCCGGGATGCTGCTCTCCCTGCTCTTCCTGCCCGCGCGTGCCGAGGTCGCCGGGGCCGCGTTCCTGCTGTTCCGGCTCTTCGACATCTGGAAGCCCGCACCCGCTCGCGCCGCGGAGCGGCTTCCCGGCGGACTCGGCGTGATGGCGGATGACCTGGTCGCGGGCCTCTACGCCAATCTCGTCGGCCAGCTGCTCTGGCGCGTGATCTTCGCGGAGGCTGCGGCGTGA
- a CDS encoding competence/damage-inducible protein A, protein MARDLRGGCGVSAPAARDAVWVITIGDELLRGEIVDSNKSHLSERMLALDLETARHVSVPDDPDAIEEVLREAATRARVVLVSGGLGPTRDDISTEIAARTFGRKIYRDEAALEQIRAFFRRFNREMAENNAKQADFPEGAVVLANPLGTAPGFMLEVTDPASGERTQLFFMPGVPRELYRMLDEEVVPRIAARLGRSQVVRARLLRTFGIGESNLDRILDDLARGDAGTVLGFRTQFPDNLVRILVRAPDAAGAERRLDQLEAEIRERLGDLVLGVGERGLEAIVAELLLERKLTIAVAESLTGGLVTSRLTDVPGSSAYLLASFVAYANEAKLREFGVDPEALTRHGAVSEMVARQMAEGARRRAGTDLGLATTGIAGPDGGSPEKPVGTLWLALADASGTIAHRYQMMTERRRNKELASQLALDWVRRRLLGLPITANLFPRLASAPGPRE, encoded by the coding sequence CTGGCGCGTGATCTTCGCGGAGGCTGCGGCGTGAGCGCGCCCGCGGCGCGCGACGCGGTCTGGGTGATCACGATCGGCGACGAGCTGCTGCGCGGCGAGATCGTGGACTCGAACAAGTCTCACCTCTCGGAGCGGATGCTCGCGCTCGACCTCGAGACCGCGCGCCACGTCAGCGTTCCAGACGATCCGGACGCGATCGAAGAGGTTCTGCGCGAGGCGGCGACCCGTGCGCGAGTGGTGCTGGTCTCGGGCGGGCTCGGCCCGACGCGCGACGACATCTCCACGGAAATCGCCGCGCGCACGTTCGGACGCAAAATCTACCGGGACGAGGCCGCGCTGGAGCAGATCCGCGCATTCTTCCGCCGCTTCAATCGCGAGATGGCGGAGAACAACGCGAAGCAGGCCGATTTTCCCGAGGGCGCCGTCGTGCTCGCGAATCCGCTGGGCACTGCGCCGGGGTTCATGCTCGAGGTGACCGACCCCGCGAGCGGCGAGCGCACGCAGCTGTTCTTCATGCCCGGAGTTCCGCGCGAGCTCTACCGCATGCTCGACGAGGAGGTCGTGCCGCGAATCGCCGCGCGCCTCGGCCGCAGCCAGGTGGTTCGCGCGCGGCTGCTGCGCACCTTCGGGATCGGCGAGTCGAATCTCGACCGCATCCTCGACGACCTGGCGAGAGGCGACGCCGGCACGGTGCTCGGCTTCCGCACGCAGTTTCCCGACAACCTCGTGCGGATCCTGGTGCGCGCACCCGACGCGGCCGGCGCGGAGCGCCGGCTCGACCAGCTCGAAGCGGAGATCCGCGAGCGGCTCGGCGACCTCGTGCTCGGCGTCGGCGAGCGCGGGCTCGAGGCGATCGTCGCGGAGCTCCTGCTCGAGAGGAAGCTCACGATCGCCGTCGCGGAATCGCTCACCGGGGGGCTCGTGACGAGCCGGCTCACCGACGTGCCCGGCAGCTCCGCGTATCTGCTCGCCTCCTTCGTCGCGTATGCGAACGAGGCGAAGCTGCGCGAGTTCGGCGTGGATCCGGAAGCGCTCACCCGACACGGAGCCGTGTCGGAGATGGTCGCCCGTCAGATGGCGGAGGGCGCGCGGCGTCGAGCCGGCACCGACCTGGGCCTGGCGACGACCGGGATCGCGGGTCCGGACGGGGGCTCGCCGGAAAAGCCGGTCGGAACCCTCTGGCTGGCCCTGGCCGACGCCAGCGGAACCATCGCGCACCGCTACCAGATGATGACGGAGCGCCGCCGCAACAAGGAGCTCGCGAGCCAGCTCGCGCTCGACTGGGTGCGCCGACGCCTGCTCGGGCTTCCGATCACGGCCAACCTGTTTCCGCGGCTGGCGAGCGCGCCGGGGCCGCGCGAATGA
- the thpR gene encoding RNA 2',3'-cyclic phosphodiesterase: MSDLLRAFFAIDLPSEARARSTEAAESLRAVAPRGVRWMTPDSLHLTLKFLGEIPEAGVPRLVERARAKLAPEQPFEIELSGFGAFPNAREARALWLGVRQGAAALARLARKLDSAARVIGAERERRPFEPHLTLGRLRDPLRVELERAIAQEPVAWTVSEVILYESRLPPGGARFVPLARFPLGAGGDADFAEFAPET; encoded by the coding sequence ATGAGCGACCTGCTTCGCGCGTTCTTCGCGATCGACCTGCCGAGCGAGGCGCGCGCGCGCTCGACCGAGGCGGCCGAAAGCCTCAGAGCGGTGGCGCCGCGCGGGGTGCGCTGGATGACGCCCGACAGCCTGCACCTGACGCTGAAGTTCCTGGGCGAGATCCCCGAGGCCGGCGTTCCGCGTCTGGTCGAGCGCGCGCGGGCGAAGCTGGCGCCCGAGCAGCCCTTCGAGATCGAGCTCTCGGGCTTCGGCGCGTTTCCGAACGCGCGCGAGGCGCGCGCCCTCTGGCTCGGCGTGCGTCAAGGTGCCGCGGCGCTCGCGCGGCTCGCGCGGAAGCTCGACTCCGCTGCGCGCGTGATCGGCGCGGAGCGAGAGCGCCGGCCCTTCGAGCCCCACCTCACGCTCGGACGCCTGCGCGACCCGCTTCGCGTCGAGCTCGAACGCGCGATTGCGCAGGAGCCCGTCGCCTGGACGGTTTCCGAGGTCATACTCTACGAGAGTCGCCTTCCCCCCGGCGGCGCTCGTTTCGTTCCCCTGGCGCGCTTTCCGCTCGGAGCGGGTGGCGACGCCGATTTCGCCGAATTCGCCCCAGAGACGTAG
- the recA gene encoding recombinase RecA, producing the protein MSRAQSGNKDEKKKAVDLTVASIEKQFGKGSIMLMGQDQLDREIQVISTGAPSLDIALGVGGLPKGRIVEIYGPESSGKTTLSLHAVAECQRKGGVAAFIDAEHALDVGYAKKLGVNVEELLVSQPDTGEQALEITDMLVRSGAVDMVVIDSVAALVPKAEIEGEMGDAHVGLQARLMSQALRKLAGNLSRSNTCLIFINQLRMKIGVMFGNPETTSGGNALKFYASIRLDVRRIGQIKDGEHTIGSRTRVKVVKNKCAPPFRQAEFDLMHDKGISREGDILDLGSERGLLEKSGTWYSFEGTRIGQGRENAKAFLAANPAVYERLSELVFASAGIKKKVPVADSGLPVPGEALES; encoded by the coding sequence ATGTCGCGAGCGCAGTCCGGGAACAAGGACGAGAAGAAGAAGGCCGTCGACCTCACGGTCGCATCGATCGAGAAGCAGTTCGGCAAGGGCTCCATCATGCTGATGGGGCAGGATCAGCTCGACCGGGAGATCCAGGTGATCTCGACGGGCGCGCCATCGCTGGACATCGCGCTCGGAGTCGGGGGTCTGCCGAAGGGTCGCATCGTCGAGATCTACGGCCCGGAGTCGTCGGGCAAGACCACGCTCTCGCTGCACGCGGTGGCCGAGTGCCAGCGCAAGGGCGGAGTGGCGGCGTTCATCGACGCCGAGCACGCGCTCGACGTCGGCTACGCGAAGAAGCTCGGTGTGAACGTCGAGGAGCTGCTGGTCTCGCAGCCCGACACGGGCGAGCAGGCGCTCGAGATCACCGACATGCTCGTGCGGTCCGGCGCGGTCGACATGGTCGTGATCGATTCCGTCGCCGCGCTCGTTCCCAAGGCGGAGATCGAGGGCGAGATGGGTGACGCACACGTGGGTCTGCAGGCGCGTCTGATGAGCCAGGCGCTGCGCAAGCTCGCCGGAAATCTCTCGCGCTCGAACACCTGCCTGATCTTCATCAACCAGCTGCGCATGAAGATCGGCGTGATGTTCGGCAATCCCGAGACCACGTCGGGCGGGAACGCGCTGAAGTTCTACGCCTCGATCCGCCTCGACGTCCGCCGCATCGGCCAGATCAAGGACGGCGAGCACACGATCGGCAGCCGCACGCGCGTGAAGGTGGTGAAGAACAAGTGCGCGCCGCCGTTCCGGCAGGCCGAGTTCGATCTGATGCACGACAAGGGCATCTCCCGAGAGGGGGACATCCTCGACCTCGGCTCCGAGCGCGGCCTGCTCGAGAAGAGCGGAACCTGGTACAGCTTCGAAGGCACGCGGATCGGCCAGGGCCGCGAGAACGCGAAGGCGTTCCTGGCCGCGAATCCGGCCGTGTACGAGCGCCTCTCCGAGCTCGTCTTCGCCAGCGCCGGCATCAAGAAGAAGGTTCCGGTGGCGGATTCGGGCCTTCCCGTTCCCGGCGAGGCGCTCGAGAGCTAG